In the Leptospira limi genome, one interval contains:
- a CDS encoding sulfite exporter TauE/SafE family protein: MEETFQIFNHFAWGFWPGIFVVFSVGFFVGFLASFLGLGGGFIYTPFFHSFFHLTAVQAVAVSLAQMPVSALSGLYVYFKNDKILWKQGLLLLITSIPSAQYAALAFGRFEDTALGKQLYYGIPLSEFVYLFVFTIFVGLLAVYNLFTAFNKRKLYYKSLSFENQNHVVKQESAQTATDSKTNTTSVSHGASEFHFTKQSIFVVLLAGVFFGLFSSLFGVGGGFLAVPLFIYYFRMSPVEAVATSFLGIFLTSFGTTVQFLILGKLHWELALIGSFGGIFGARIGSLKAVKAKPYTILFVTSFFQFLVVTWYLVMKLPKF; encoded by the coding sequence TTGGAAGAAACCTTTCAAATTTTTAACCACTTTGCCTGGGGATTTTGGCCAGGGATTTTTGTAGTTTTTAGTGTTGGATTTTTTGTTGGGTTTTTAGCCTCCTTTCTGGGTTTGGGAGGAGGTTTTATTTACACCCCCTTTTTTCACAGTTTTTTTCATCTAACTGCTGTTCAAGCTGTTGCCGTATCACTTGCACAAATGCCAGTTTCTGCTTTGTCTGGATTATATGTTTATTTTAAAAATGATAAAATTCTTTGGAAACAAGGTTTATTATTGCTCATTACCTCAATTCCATCTGCACAATATGCAGCATTAGCATTTGGAAGGTTTGAAGATACGGCTCTCGGTAAACAACTGTATTACGGAATTCCATTGTCTGAATTTGTATATTTGTTTGTGTTTACAATTTTTGTGGGATTACTTGCGGTTTATAATTTATTCACTGCATTCAATAAAAGGAAACTTTACTACAAAAGTTTATCCTTTGAAAATCAAAATCATGTCGTAAAACAAGAGAGTGCACAAACAGCAACAGATTCTAAAACGAACACAACTTCTGTTTCCCATGGGGCATCGGAATTTCATTTTACGAAACAATCAATTTTCGTCGTTTTACTCGCAGGTGTTTTTTTTGGTTTATTCTCTTCTTTGTTCGGAGTGGGTGGAGGATTTTTAGCAGTTCCATTATTTATTTATTATTTTCGAATGAGCCCTGTAGAAGCCGTTGCTACATCCTTTCTAGGAATTTTTCTAACATCGTTTGGGACTACAGTACAATTCCTAATCTTAGGGAAATTGCATTGGGAACTGGCGCTCATTGGTAGTTTTGGAGGGATCTTTGGTGCGAGGATTGGTTCTTTAAAAGCCGTAAAGGCAAAACCATATACCATTTTATTCGTAACATCTTTCTTTCAATTTTT